From one Mytilus trossulus isolate FHL-02 chromosome 10, PNRI_Mtr1.1.1.hap1, whole genome shotgun sequence genomic stretch:
- the LOC134687794 gene encoding potassium channel subfamily K member 2-like: protein MEHKTLLILVMVVMIYSLICAAVMMVLEKRNEETSASDVLSTINTFLSDHSSCMTKEELQVFLNKIKDSFDSGIMSPNGTAKPPQWDFESCIFYTMTVLTTIGYGNQTPVTKEGRVFTVIFATIGIPVAGLMMVGVAERMKRLSKRIENKKIPCLKTHSTIDNILKTILIHLTMITLLVLIPSTIFRVVEGWRYGDGIYYSFITLTTIGFGDYVVGINDDRAGKHVYKFLVVVWIFFGLSWVGAFIGDTTEKYKKFTERKENENRQVGDGNSKEIKEKDTKEVVSLNI from the exons ATGGAGCATAAAACTTTACTGATTTTGGTAATGGTAGTTATGATTTATTCACTGATTTGTGCAGCAGTAATGATGGTGTTAGAGAAAAGAAACGAAGAGACATCAGCAAGTGACGTATTATCGACAATAAACACGTTCTTAT CTGATCACTCATCCTGTATGACCAAAGAGGAATTACAAGTATTTCTAAACAAGATAAAAGATTCATTCGACAGCGGCATTATGTCGCCAAACGGGACAGCAAAACCGCCACAGTGGGATTTCGAGAGTTGTATTTTCTATACTATGACagtattaacaactatag GTTACGGGAATCAAACACCAGTAACAAAAGAAGGGAGAGTTTTCACAGTGATATTTGCTACAATTGGTATTCCCGTAGCAGGGCTTATGATGGTTGGTGTTGCAGAAAGAATGAAAAGATTATCAAAacgaatagaaaataaaaaaattccatgTCTCAAAACCCATTCAACAATTGACAATATATTGAAAACTATATTAATACATTTAACTATGATAACATTATTGGTACTAATCCCATCCACAATATTTCGTGTGGTAGAAGGCTGGAGGTATGGGGATGGAATATATTATAGCTTTATAACGTTAACAACGATTGGATTTGGAGACTATGTTGTTG GCATTAATGACGATAGAGCTGGGAAGCATGTGTACAAATTCCTTGTAGTGGTGTGGATATTTTTTGGTTTATCATGGGTTGGAGCCTTTATCGGTGACAccacagaaaaatataaaaagtttacaGAGCggaaagaaaatgaaaatagacAG GTTGGAGATGGAAATTCCAAAGAGATAAAAGAAAAGGACACAAAAGAGGTAGTATcgcttaatatataa